A single region of the Streptomyces sp. AM 4-1-1 genome encodes:
- the coaA gene encoding type I pantothenate kinase: protein MITSSHRTTHRRAEHPSTPYVDLTRAEWSALRERTPLPLTADEVERLRGLGDVIDLDEVRDVYLPLSRLLNLYVQATSGLRGALNTFLGDAGGGHGEQRGTPFVIGVAGSVAVGKSTVARLLQALLARWPEHPRVELVTTDGFLLPMKELRARGLMSRKGFPESYDRRALTRFVADIKAGKDEVTAPVYSHLIYDIVEGERLTVRRPDILIVEGLNVLQPALPGKDGRTRVGLADYFDFSVYVDARPEDIETWYLNRFRTLRETAFQNPFSYFRKYTQVSEEEALDYARTMWRTVNKPNLLENVAPTRGRATLVLRKGPDHKVQRLSLRKL from the coding sequence GTGATCACTTCGTCGCACCGGACCACCCACCGCCGGGCCGAGCACCCGTCGACGCCGTACGTCGACCTGACCCGTGCCGAGTGGAGCGCCCTGCGCGAGCGGACCCCGCTGCCACTGACCGCCGACGAGGTGGAGCGGCTGCGCGGGCTCGGGGACGTCATCGACCTCGACGAGGTACGCGACGTCTATCTGCCGCTGTCCCGGCTGCTGAACCTCTACGTCCAGGCCACCTCCGGTCTGCGCGGCGCCCTCAACACCTTCCTCGGCGACGCCGGGGGCGGCCACGGCGAGCAGCGCGGCACCCCGTTCGTCATAGGGGTCGCGGGCAGCGTCGCCGTCGGCAAGTCCACCGTCGCGCGGCTCCTCCAGGCACTGCTGGCGCGGTGGCCGGAACACCCGAGGGTGGAGCTGGTCACCACGGACGGGTTCCTGCTGCCGATGAAGGAGCTGCGGGCGCGCGGACTGATGTCCCGCAAGGGCTTCCCCGAGTCGTACGACCGCCGCGCCCTGACCCGGTTCGTCGCCGACATCAAGGCGGGCAAGGACGAGGTGACCGCGCCCGTCTACTCGCACCTGATCTACGACATCGTGGAGGGCGAGCGGCTGACCGTGCGCCGCCCGGACATCCTGATCGTCGAGGGGCTCAACGTCCTCCAGCCCGCGCTGCCCGGCAAGGACGGCCGGACCAGGGTCGGGCTGGCCGACTACTTCGACTTCAGCGTGTACGTGGACGCGCGCCCCGAGGACATCGAGACCTGGTACCTCAACCGGTTCCGGACGCTGCGCGAGACCGCCTTCCAGAACCCGTTCTCGTACTTCCGCAAGTACACCCAGGTCTCCGAGGAAGAGGCGCTGGACTACGCCCGCACGATGTGGCGGACCGTCAACAAGCCCAATTTGCTGGAGAACGTCGCGCCCACCAGGGGCCGTGCCACCCTGGTGCTCCGCAAGGGCCCCGACCACAAGGTCCAGCGGCTGTCCCTGCGCAAACTCTGA
- the glmS gene encoding glutamine--fructose-6-phosphate transaminase (isomerizing) — protein sequence MCGIVGYVGGQPAIDVVIAGLKRLEYRGYDSSGVAVLADGEPAVAKKAGKLANLEKELVENPLPAGTTGLGHTRWATHGGPTDANAHPHLDSAGRVAVVHNGIIENFAALRTELVGRGHALASETDTEVVAHLLAEESSSGAGPAEAMRRVCRRLEGAFTLVAVFADEPDVVVGARRNSPLVVGIGEGEAFLASDVAAFIAHTRSAIELGQDQVVEVRADGVTVTGFDGRSAGTRTYHVDWDASAAEKGGYDYFMLKEIAEQPKAVADTLLGRIDGEGVLHLDEVRIPPSVLREVDKVVIVACGTAFHAGMIAKYAIEHWTRIPCETELASEFRYRDPILDRSTLVVAISQSGETMDTLMALRHAREQGARVLAICNTNGSTIPRESDAVLYTHAGPEVAVASTKAFLTQLVACYLVALYLGQVRGTKWGDEIRTVVRQLSEISQQVEQVLETMRPVRELARSLVGHDTVLFLGRHVGYPVALEGALKLKELAYMHAEGFAAGELKHGPIALIEPGLPVVVIVPSPRGRSVLHGKIVSNIQEIRARGARTIVIAEEGDEAVVPYADHLIRVPVTPTLLQPLVATVPLQVFACELATARGNEVDQPRNLAKSVTVE from the coding sequence ATGTGCGGAATCGTGGGGTACGTGGGCGGTCAGCCGGCGATCGATGTCGTCATCGCCGGTCTGAAGCGCCTGGAGTACCGGGGTTACGACTCCTCGGGCGTCGCCGTGCTCGCGGACGGGGAACCGGCCGTCGCGAAGAAGGCGGGGAAGCTGGCAAATCTGGAGAAGGAGCTGGTCGAGAACCCGCTCCCGGCCGGGACCACCGGCCTCGGGCACACCCGCTGGGCCACCCACGGCGGCCCCACCGACGCCAACGCCCACCCGCACCTCGACAGCGCGGGCCGGGTCGCCGTCGTGCACAACGGGATCATCGAGAACTTCGCCGCGCTCCGCACCGAGCTGGTCGGGCGCGGTCACGCCCTGGCCTCCGAGACGGACACCGAGGTCGTGGCGCATCTGCTGGCCGAGGAGTCCTCGTCCGGGGCCGGCCCGGCGGAGGCGATGCGGCGGGTGTGCCGACGGCTGGAGGGCGCGTTCACGCTGGTCGCCGTGTTCGCCGACGAGCCGGACGTGGTGGTGGGGGCGCGGCGGAACTCGCCGCTGGTGGTGGGGATCGGTGAGGGTGAGGCGTTCCTCGCGTCCGACGTCGCGGCGTTCATCGCGCACACCCGGTCGGCGATCGAGCTGGGCCAGGACCAGGTGGTGGAGGTGCGCGCGGACGGCGTCACGGTCACCGGCTTCGACGGGCGGTCCGCCGGGACGCGCACGTACCACGTCGACTGGGACGCCTCCGCCGCCGAGAAGGGCGGGTACGACTACTTCATGCTCAAGGAGATCGCCGAGCAGCCGAAGGCGGTGGCGGACACCCTGCTCGGCCGGATCGACGGGGAGGGCGTGCTCCACCTCGACGAGGTGCGGATTCCGCCGAGCGTGCTGCGCGAGGTCGACAAGGTGGTGATCGTCGCCTGCGGTACGGCGTTCCACGCGGGGATGATCGCCAAGTACGCCATCGAGCACTGGACCCGCATCCCCTGCGAGACCGAGCTGGCCAGTGAGTTCCGCTACCGGGACCCGATCCTGGACCGGAGCACGCTGGTCGTCGCGATCTCCCAGTCCGGCGAGACGATGGACACCCTGATGGCGCTGCGGCACGCCCGCGAGCAGGGCGCGCGCGTGCTCGCCATCTGCAACACGAACGGTTCGACGATCCCCCGCGAGTCCGACGCCGTGCTCTACACCCACGCGGGGCCCGAGGTCGCGGTGGCGTCGACGAAGGCGTTCCTGACCCAGCTCGTCGCCTGCTATCTCGTGGCGCTGTATCTGGGCCAGGTGCGGGGCACCAAGTGGGGCGACGAGATCCGGACCGTCGTGCGGCAGCTCTCCGAGATCTCCCAGCAGGTCGAACAGGTGCTGGAGACCATGCGGCCGGTGCGCGAGCTGGCCCGTTCGCTCGTCGGCCACGACACGGTCCTCTTCCTCGGCCGGCACGTCGGCTACCCGGTGGCGCTGGAGGGCGCGCTGAAGCTGAAGGAACTCGCGTACATGCACGCGGAGGGGTTCGCCGCCGGTGAGCTCAAGCACGGGCCGATCGCGCTCATCGAGCCCGGACTGCCGGTCGTGGTGATCGTGCCGTCACCGCGTGGGCGGTCGGTGCTGCACGGCAAGATCGTCTCCAACATCCAGGAGATCAGGGCGCGTGGTGCCCGCACCATCGTGATCGCGGAGGAGGGCGACGAGGCGGTCGTCCCGTACGCGGACCACCTCATCCGCGTCCCCGTCACGCCCACGCTGCTCCAGCCGCTGGTGGCGACGGTGCCGCTCCAGGTCTTCGCCTGCGAGCTGGCGACGGCGCGCGGCAACGAGGTGGACCAGCCGCGCAACCTGGCGAAGTCCGTGACCGTGGAGTGA
- a CDS encoding DUF389 domain-containing protein has protein sequence MLHLRLIVPTGLTDDVVRLLEQATGTAHLVVLPGAARSPAGDVVLCDVAREAADELIGELRGLGLGRTGAITAESLELTLSADADRAEAAAPGESSDAVLWEELTEVTHEESAFSVTYVAFLSLATMLAACGVMLDNAVLIVGAMAVGPEFGPLAGMSTAIVQRAPRLVARSFWALIGGFAVAVALTAGFARLLNSFGLFTAAMVEADRPNTSFIWQPDWISFVVALLAGIAGTLSLTSAKSGALIGVAISVTTVPAAANAAVAFSYQDLQQTWGSGAQLLANLGGIVLAGTLTLLAQKGLWALTRRGGRAG, from the coding sequence GTGCTGCACCTGCGTCTGATCGTCCCCACCGGGCTCACGGACGACGTGGTACGTCTCCTGGAGCAGGCCACCGGTACCGCGCACCTGGTGGTGCTGCCCGGCGCCGCGCGCTCACCCGCCGGTGACGTGGTGCTCTGCGACGTCGCGCGCGAGGCGGCCGACGAACTGATCGGGGAGCTGCGCGGGCTCGGGCTCGGCCGGACCGGGGCGATCACCGCCGAGAGCCTGGAGCTGACGCTCTCCGCAGACGCGGACCGGGCCGAGGCGGCGGCGCCCGGCGAGAGCTCGGACGCGGTGCTGTGGGAGGAGCTGACGGAGGTCACCCACGAGGAGTCGGCGTTCAGCGTCACCTACGTCGCGTTCCTGTCGCTGGCGACGATGCTCGCGGCCTGCGGTGTGATGCTCGACAACGCGGTCCTGATCGTGGGCGCGATGGCGGTGGGACCGGAGTTCGGCCCACTGGCGGGGATGTCCACGGCGATCGTGCAGCGCGCCCCGCGCCTGGTGGCGCGGTCGTTCTGGGCGCTGATCGGCGGCTTCGCGGTGGCCGTGGCGCTGACCGCGGGGTTCGCCCGGCTGCTGAACTCCTTCGGCCTCTTCACGGCCGCCATGGTGGAGGCGGACCGGCCGAACACATCGTTCATCTGGCAGCCGGACTGGATCTCGTTCGTGGTGGCGCTCCTGGCGGGCATCGCCGGGACGCTCTCCCTCACCTCGGCCAAGTCGGGCGCGCTGATCGGTGTGGCGATCTCGGTGACCACGGTCCCGGCAGCCGCGAACGCGGCGGTGGCCTTCAGCTACCAGGATCTCCAGCAGACCTGGGGATCGGGCGCGCAGCTGCTGGCGAACCTGGGCGGGATCGTCCTCGCGGGCACCTTGACGCTGCTGGCCCAGAAGGGCCTGTGGGCGCTCACCCGGCGCGGCGGCCGGGCGGGATGA
- a CDS encoding holo-ACP synthase: MIIGVGIDVAEIERFGAALERTPQLAERLFVETELLLPSGERRGVASLAARFAAKEAVAKALGAPGGLHWTDAEIWVERTGQPRLRVRGTVAARAAELGVRHWHVSLSHDAGVASAMVIAEG, encoded by the coding sequence GTGATCATCGGGGTCGGGATCGACGTGGCGGAGATCGAGCGGTTCGGCGCGGCGCTGGAGCGTACGCCTCAGTTGGCGGAACGCCTCTTCGTGGAGACGGAGTTGCTGCTGCCGAGCGGGGAACGGCGGGGCGTCGCCTCGCTGGCGGCGCGGTTCGCCGCCAAGGAGGCCGTCGCCAAGGCGCTCGGCGCCCCGGGCGGACTGCACTGGACGGACGCGGAGATCTGGGTGGAGCGGACCGGACAGCCCCGATTGCGGGTACGCGGCACGGTGGCGGCACGCGCCGCCGAACTGGGTGTGCGGCACTGGCATGTGTCGCTCAGCCACGACGCGGGAGTGGCGTCGGCAATGGTGATCGCGGAGGGTTGA
- the glmM gene encoding phosphoglucosamine mutase, with the protein MGRLFGTDGVRGVANADLTAELALGLSVAAAHVLAEAGTFEGHRATAVVGRDPRASGEFLEAAVVAGLASAGVDVLRVGVLPTPAVAYLTGALGADLGVMLSASHNAMPDNGVKFFARGGHKLPDELEVRIETIYDQHRTGAPWARPTGAGVGRVTDYTEGFDRYVAHLIGVLPNRLDGLKVVLDEAHGAAARVSPEAFARAGAEVITIGAEPNGLNINEGCGSTHLALLRNAVVEHGADLGIAHDGDADRCLAVDGAGEEVDGDQILAVLALAMREAGQLRKDTVVGTVMSNLGFKMAMEREGIQLVQTAVGDRYVLESMKAEGYALGGEQSGHVIVLDHATTGDGTLTGLMLAARVAATGRTLADLAGVMERLPQVLINVPDVDKSRVGTSSELAVAVAEAERELGATGRVLLRKSGTEPLVRVMVEAADIEHARSVAERLADVVKSALG; encoded by the coding sequence GTGGGACGACTCTTCGGCACGGACGGCGTGCGCGGTGTCGCCAACGCGGATCTCACGGCCGAGCTCGCGCTCGGTCTGTCGGTCGCCGCGGCGCACGTACTCGCCGAAGCGGGCACGTTCGAAGGCCATCGGGCCACAGCGGTGGTCGGACGTGACCCCCGCGCGTCCGGGGAGTTCCTGGAGGCCGCCGTCGTGGCGGGTCTCGCGAGCGCGGGCGTGGACGTGCTGCGCGTCGGCGTGCTGCCGACCCCCGCCGTCGCCTATCTGACCGGGGCGCTGGGCGCGGACCTGGGCGTGATGCTCTCCGCCAGCCACAACGCGATGCCGGACAACGGGGTCAAGTTCTTCGCGAGGGGCGGTCACAAGCTCCCCGACGAGCTGGAGGTCCGGATCGAGACGATCTACGACCAGCACCGCACCGGTGCCCCGTGGGCGCGGCCCACCGGCGCCGGGGTCGGCCGGGTGACCGACTACACCGAGGGCTTCGACCGGTACGTCGCCCACCTCATCGGGGTCCTCCCGAACCGGCTCGACGGTCTGAAGGTCGTCCTGGACGAGGCGCACGGCGCCGCCGCCCGGGTCTCGCCCGAGGCATTCGCGCGGGCCGGCGCCGAGGTCATCACGATCGGCGCCGAGCCGAACGGGCTGAACATCAACGAGGGCTGCGGCTCCACCCACCTGGCCCTGCTGAGGAACGCCGTCGTCGAGCACGGCGCCGACCTCGGCATCGCGCACGACGGTGACGCCGACCGCTGCCTGGCCGTGGACGGCGCGGGCGAGGAGGTCGACGGCGACCAGATCCTGGCCGTACTGGCCCTCGCCATGCGTGAGGCCGGGCAGCTGCGCAAGGACACCGTCGTCGGCACGGTGATGTCCAACCTCGGTTTCAAGATGGCGATGGAGCGGGAGGGCATCCAGCTCGTCCAGACCGCCGTCGGTGACCGTTACGTCCTGGAGTCGATGAAGGCCGAGGGGTACGCGCTGGGCGGCGAGCAGTCCGGCCACGTGATCGTCCTGGACCACGCGACGACCGGGGACGGCACGCTGACCGGTCTGATGCTGGCGGCCCGGGTGGCCGCCACCGGCCGTACGCTCGCCGATCTGGCCGGGGTGATGGAGCGGCTGCCGCAGGTCCTCATCAACGTGCCCGACGTCGACAAGTCCCGCGTCGGCACGTCGTCGGAGCTGGCGGTGGCGGTCGCCGAGGCGGAGCGCGAGCTGGGCGCCACCGGCCGCGTACTGCTGCGCAAGTCGGGCACCGAGCCGCTGGTACGGGTGATGGTCGAGGCCGCCGACATCGAGCACGCCCGCTCGGTGGCCGAGCGGCTGGCAGATGTGGTGAAGTCCGCCCTCGGGTAG